The genomic region TGATAGCAGCTTTTTCCCTAGGGTCCAAGCTCCGTTGCCCCCTCACAAGAACAGAAGGTTGTAACTCTATCGCCTCCCTGGGGCCTCCCTAAAACCATGGCATTAGATCACCTTCACTGGCAAGCTAAACCTCCACAGCCTGGCTAAAGTGACAGAGCTGGGATTGTACAGAGTTGAGCTCAGTTCCATTTGGAATACTGTAACTGATGATTGCAATGTCACAGATATTATAGAATGAAAATGATGTCATTCACAATATACTCATAATATTTTGAGTTGGAATGTTGGTGTTTTTTCACATACAGAAAGTGTCCCTGACCCGTGTATACCCTGTCACTTTTGACTCTCACTACAGTGTAATAAGCGGGGTGGGAGAGCTGGATCTGGATAAGAACGGTCAGAAGACAGTGACTCTGACAACCGTGTCCAGCCCTCGGCTTCCAGATGGACCCTACCCAGACTGTCCCTACCTGCTGCTGGACGTCAGGGACAGAGAGCAGTACGACCAGTGTCACATCATCAGCGGTAGGGGGACCATAGAAGTACAATGAATAGAAATCTAATTCCAGACATAGAATGAATAGATTTCAGACACTATAAATATAATTAATGGAATTCTGAGCCTTACCCCACCTGAGGCTTTGTAAATGCATAGTATATCTGAAATGAAAATTATATCCACCATCAGGATTGCTATTTCATGATATCATCTTTAGAATTGAAATTATATTGGCCAGAACTTGGTAACCAGAGTTGCAAATGGTGGCAGTAGTTATGAAACGTATAGGACAGGATATTAACTGTTTGTCCTGGATGGTATTGTTTTCGGCTCTTCACTCCAATGTAATACTGTACGTATTTGTGACATCTCACATTTTTTTCCCTCAGCATACAGTTACCCCATCGCAACCCTCTCAAGAACAATGAATCCCTACACCAAGGAGGTGCTGGATTATGTATCCTTCCACCAAAACAAATAACTGTATTATTATTTCATAACTCGCATTACCGGGCAATCTGAAATGGGCCAAAACACACTAGTAAAATatccatatactgtacatgtttgAATATCCATTTGTTTGCTTCACTGTTGTACTGTGATCCCATTAATCTTGACTTGATGTAGAAAAATGTTTCTGGTAAGATCATCATCGTATATGATGAGGATGAGAGGATAGCTGCCCAGGCAGCCACTGCAATGTGTGAACGGGGCTTCCAGAACCTCTTCATGCTATCTGGAGGTCAGTTGATGTTGTATTGTGGGCAAGTAATAGCTCAAGTGGAAGCTTTGGAATCAGTGCAATGTCACACTCCACCGCCCCCCCCAGGCCTGAAGGTGATTGCGCAGAAGTTTCCAGAGGGGATGACAACAGGCACCATCCCGGCGTCGTGCCTCCCGTCTCCCAAGGTGACAGCGGGCAGGAAGCGCTACACCCACAGACAGGTTTTCATGCCAGCCGATAGGAAGTGGAGGTTCACCTCAGACGACATGGCCAACATCCAGGCACACTTGGAGGAGATGCTCGTTCCCTCGGACACCAACAGTAAGGCACATTTAACAGCTAACAGGCTCACAGAAAAGACCGTTAAGACTCCAACGGGAAGGCTATGCCAACAGCTAACTGACTCCAACAGGAAAGCATCACTCCCTGATCTGTTGCTTTGGGTAGTAACAACAACCTACCAGTAGATGGTGATAACATGTAGAAAAAGCAAACAGCTGGGATGGACTTTTGGTAgcacccctcccacacacacaccttgtgcaacattttagtggccccccTCTTGATGGTGAATAGAAATGTAAAATTTAAagataatttcctgcaattctacacgttTTGCCATGAATTATGCCATGTAATATGGTATATGAATGAcaatgactaacaaaatcaacagGGGGCCCCTGAGGGCAGGGCACTGTCCTGCATTTAGATAGTCTAGTCAGCTAACTACCAATCTAAAAATTGGCTAATttagtgactgtcagtgactgacataacaagaaaaACTGCTGTATGATCCACAAACACATTCCAAA from Oncorhynchus masou masou isolate Uvic2021 chromosome 22, UVic_Omas_1.1, whole genome shotgun sequence harbors:
- the cep41 gene encoding centrosomal protein of 41 kDa isoform X2 yields the protein MKRRIPQNPKYQHVRTRLDTGCSLTKYVERLEEIKKNYRYRKDELFKRLKVTTFAQLVIQVASVSDLNESVSDGETPRLEADMERLSEQTNGSPLPTPTPAQFFDNNNDAGDAGYSPRSTLQSVISGVGELDLDKNGQKTVTLTTVSSPRLPDGPYPDCPYLLLDVRDREQYDQCHIISAYSYPIATLSRTMNPYTKEVLDYKNVSGKIIIVYDEDERIAAQAATAMCERGFQNLFMLSGGLKVIAQKFPEGMTTGTIPASCLPSPKVTAGRKRYTHRQVFMPADRKWRFTSDDMANIQAHLEEMLVPSDTNSRFSSRMSTSSAQSKASSARSLHTSSLAGSESARSQSSRPWK
- the cep41 gene encoding centrosomal protein of 41 kDa isoform X1 — translated: MSTKSSIGNTEYMKRRIPQNPKYQHVRTRLDTGCSLTKYVERLEEIKKNYRYRKDELFKRLKVTTFAQLVIQVASVSDLNESVSDGETPRLEADMERLSEQTNGSPLPTPTPAQFFDNNNDAGDAGYSPRSTLQSVISGVGELDLDKNGQKTVTLTTVSSPRLPDGPYPDCPYLLLDVRDREQYDQCHIISAYSYPIATLSRTMNPYTKEVLDYKNVSGKIIIVYDEDERIAAQAATAMCERGFQNLFMLSGGLKVIAQKFPEGMTTGTIPASCLPSPKVTAGRKRYTHRQVFMPADRKWRFTSDDMANIQAHLEEMLVPSDTNSRFSSRMSTSSAQSKASSARSLHTSSLAGSESARSQSSRPWK